One stretch of Hydrogenimonas thermophila DNA includes these proteins:
- a CDS encoding DHH family phosphoesterase has product MNYNNAKELIEKSSYITIVGHINPDPDTLGSGLGLWWVLKKLQKRVDAVYVSRPLPQFLSWMPGFDKIKSAISDKTDLIISVDCGSFDRLGIDIPLGVKLINIDHHQSNSNYGDINIIEPEFASASEVVYKLVSISKWPMPKEAAENFYTALVSDTGFFSYEGVDKRVFEFAKELIEYGVKPDVIARNLKENEPLSKLRLLPLALQTLKLYLNAKVAGLEVTQKMFEQSGATVNDTDDLVNYARSLATVEVGFLIREESDGSLKVSLRSKNYVNVSKIAESFGGGGHVRAAGYTVRNITKDNLVNCLLDKITKEL; this is encoded by the coding sequence ATGAATTACAATAATGCTAAAGAACTAATTGAAAAATCTTCATATATTACAATTGTTGGTCACATTAATCCAGATCCTGATACATTAGGTTCAGGGCTAGGTTTATGGTGGGTTTTAAAAAAACTGCAAAAAAGAGTTGATGCAGTTTATGTATCTAGACCTTTGCCTCAGTTTTTATCGTGGATGCCTGGATTTGATAAAATCAAGTCTGCAATATCTGATAAAACAGATTTAATTATCAGTGTAGACTGTGGAAGTTTTGATCGTTTAGGAATAGATATACCTTTGGGAGTTAAACTTATAAATATTGATCACCATCAAAGCAATAGTAATTATGGTGATATTAATATTATTGAACCTGAATTTGCAAGTGCTTCAGAGGTAGTTTACAAACTTGTTTCTATTTCAAAGTGGCCTATGCCAAAAGAGGCAGCTGAAAATTTTTATACTGCTCTTGTAAGTGATACAGGCTTTTTTTCATATGAAGGAGTAGATAAAAGAGTTTTTGAGTTTGCCAAAGAGTTGATTGAGTATGGTGTTAAACCAGATGTTATAGCCCGTAATCTCAAAGAGAATGAACCATTAAGTAAATTAAGGCTTCTCCCGTTAGCTTTGCAAACACTTAAACTATATTTAAATGCTAAAGTTGCAGGGTTAGAAGTTACACAAAAAATGTTTGAACAAAGTGGTGCAACTGTAAATGATACAGATGACTTGGTAAACTATGCACGTTCATTAGCTACTGTTGAGGTTGGTTTTCTAATCAGAGAAGAGAGCGATGGCTCTTTAAAAGTTTCATTAAGAAGCAAAAACTATGTAAATGTTTCAAAAATTGCTGAGAGTTTTGGAGGAGGGGGACATGTTAGAGCTGCAGGATATACTGTCAGAAATATAACTAAAGATAATCTAGTAAACTGTTTATTAGATAAAATAACTAAAGAATTATAA
- the flhB gene encoding flagellar biosynthesis protein FlhB, with translation MADDLEKTEEPTSKRIEDARKEGNVPKSVDTSGFITLLVAVVVTWGLFSWILQHLQGLYHYYISFIGYDITYDMLVDMTIHTLLEIGMMVMPVALPVALAGLIAAWMQFGFLFTTKPLVPDFGKLNPIKGFKNLFSLKKLIEGVKITLKVGAVFTAAFTVFLGFIEELQSIIRAPLPQQLLWLSDRVVILAMVMLALLLVLAFIDLAFVRYNYFKGLRMSKQEVKDEMKQMEGNPEIKAKIRQKMMEMSRKRMLAEVPNADVVITNPTHFAVALQYKENEGKAPKVVAKGADLVALKIKEIAREHNIQIVENPPLARELYKNVDIEEEIPEQFYQAVAEVLAFVYKANKKI, from the coding sequence ATGGCTGACGATTTAGAAAAAACTGAAGAACCCACCAGTAAAAGGATAGAAGATGCTAGAAAGGAGGGTAATGTTCCCAAAAGTGTTGATACTTCTGGATTCATTACCCTTCTTGTAGCAGTAGTTGTAACTTGGGGGCTTTTTAGTTGGATTTTACAGCATTTACAAGGATTATATCACTACTATATAAGTTTTATTGGGTATGACATTACTTACGATATGCTGGTAGATATGACAATTCATACCCTTCTTGAGATTGGAATGATGGTAATGCCAGTAGCACTACCTGTAGCACTAGCGGGATTAATTGCTGCTTGGATGCAGTTTGGATTTTTATTTACAACCAAACCTCTTGTTCCAGATTTTGGAAAATTAAATCCAATTAAGGGTTTTAAAAACCTTTTTTCTTTAAAGAAACTGATTGAAGGTGTAAAAATAACACTCAAAGTTGGTGCAGTTTTTACGGCAGCTTTTACAGTATTTTTAGGTTTTATAGAAGAGTTGCAGAGCATAATACGTGCACCTTTGCCTCAGCAACTGTTATGGCTTTCTGACAGAGTAGTTATATTGGCAATGGTAATGTTAGCTCTTTTGCTTGTTTTGGCTTTTATAGATTTGGCATTTGTGCGCTATAACTATTTTAAGGGTTTGCGCATGTCCAAGCAAGAGGTTAAAGATGAGATGAAACAGATGGAGGGTAATCCTGAAATAAAAGCAAAAATTAGACAAAAAATGATGGAGATGTCAAGAAAACGTATGTTGGCAGAAGTGCCAAATGCTGATGTTGTTATTACAAACCCAACACATTTTGCTGTTGCTTTGCAATATAAAGAGAATGAGGGGAAAGCTCCTAAAGTAGTTGCAAAAGGAGCTGATTTGGTTGCACTAAAAATCAAAGAGATTGCTCGCGAACATAACATACAAATTGTAGAAAATCCTCCACTTGCCCGTGAACTTTATAAAAATGTAGATATTGAAGAGGAGATACCGGAACAGTTTTATCAGGCAGTTGCTGAAGTATTGGCTTTTGTTTATAAAGCGAATAAAAAAATATAG
- the nadC gene encoding carboxylating nicotinate-nucleotide diphosphorylase, translating into MIIQEFVKEVLLEDIGRGDLFGRVAPRKEATAQVIAKSNGVVAGEPYLEALAEFCNLDLYWHKRDGEYFEKGDIIVKIIGYAADLLAAERTLLNMLLHASSIATQVQTYVKALEGTNVLLLDTRKTRPMLRNFEKYAVRVGGAVNHRMGLDDALMLKDTHMSLIDNLEEFIALARKKIPFTTKIEIECESLEAAIRAMNVGADIVMCDNMQVQEIREVVNYRNENFPGVLLEASGNITIENIRDVANSGVDAISSGSIIHQSRWIDLSMKIVT; encoded by the coding sequence ATGATAATCCAAGAGTTTGTAAAAGAGGTCTTACTTGAAGATATTGGGCGTGGTGATCTGTTTGGACGGGTAGCACCCAGAAAAGAGGCGACTGCTCAGGTCATTGCCAAAAGTAATGGTGTTGTAGCTGGTGAGCCATATCTTGAAGCTTTGGCTGAGTTTTGCAATCTAGATCTCTATTGGCATAAGCGTGATGGAGAATATTTTGAAAAGGGTGATATAATTGTAAAAATAATAGGTTATGCTGCAGATTTGTTAGCAGCTGAACGTACACTTTTAAATATGCTTTTACATGCTAGCTCTATAGCAACTCAAGTTCAAACTTATGTCAAAGCTTTGGAAGGTACCAACGTTTTATTGCTAGATACACGCAAAACTCGACCGATGCTTAGAAATTTTGAAAAGTATGCAGTAAGAGTTGGTGGAGCAGTAAATCACCGTATGGGTCTTGATGATGCTTTGATGCTTAAAGATACACATATGAGTCTAATAGATAATCTTGAAGAGTTTATTGCCCTTGCAAGAAAGAAAATTCCTTTTACTACAAAGATTGAAATAGAGTGTGAAAGTTTAGAAGCAGCCATAAGGGCAATGAATGTTGGAGCAGATATTGTGATGTGCGACAATATGCAAGTTCAAGAAATTAGAGAAGTCGTGAATTATCGCAATGAAAACTTTCCTGGTGTATTGCTTGAAGCTAGTGGTAATATTACTATAGAAAATATCCGTGATGTAGCAAACAGTGGTGTAGATGCAATAAGTTCAGGCAGCATCATACACCAATCACGCTGGATTGACCTTTCAATGAAGATAGTTACCTGA
- the nadA gene encoding quinolinate synthase NadA yields MEQNELKEKILELKEKLPVTLVAHYYQRDEVFELADITGDSLELARRCKADNNEWVVFCGVGFMGQSVKVIAPQKRVAMPKIACCAMARMIDSTYYDESVAFMEKAGIKKEEILPITYINSSAEVKAKVGEMGGMVCTSSNAYKIIEKGLASGKKILFVPDRCLGQNIANMMGLKSCVIGDGKDPNEADIICYDGFCSVHQLFTVDDVKFYRKRYPGIKIAVHPECDPAVVAVSDFCGSTSQLIKYVNELPEDQKVAVGTEYNLVHRMRDKNTYVLSSTKPECPTMNETTLEDVYKTLKEIEKGEVVNEIFVDENTRKWANIALERMLEL; encoded by the coding sequence ATGGAACAAAATGAATTGAAAGAGAAAATTCTTGAATTAAAAGAGAAGTTGCCTGTAACACTTGTTGCACACTATTATCAGCGTGATGAAGTGTTTGAATTGGCAGATATTACGGGAGACAGTCTAGAGCTTGCACGAAGATGTAAAGCAGATAACAATGAATGGGTTGTATTTTGCGGTGTTGGCTTTATGGGACAAAGTGTAAAGGTAATAGCTCCACAAAAGAGAGTGGCTATGCCAAAAATTGCTTGTTGTGCTATGGCAAGAATGATTGATAGTACTTACTATGATGAGTCTGTAGCATTTATGGAAAAAGCCGGAATTAAAAAAGAAGAGATTTTGCCAATTACATACATTAACTCTAGTGCTGAAGTTAAGGCAAAAGTTGGTGAAATGGGTGGAATGGTATGTACCAGCTCTAATGCTTATAAAATCATAGAAAAGGGACTTGCCAGCGGAAAAAAGATTCTTTTTGTTCCTGACAGATGTTTAGGACAAAATATTGCCAATATGATGGGATTGAAATCGTGTGTTATAGGCGATGGAAAAGATCCTAATGAAGCAGATATTATCTGTTATGACGGATTTTGTTCAGTGCATCAGCTATTTACTGTTGATGATGTAAAGTTTTATAGAAAACGATATCCAGGTATAAAGATTGCAGTTCACCCAGAGTGTGATCCAGCAGTTGTAGCTGTCAGCGATTTTTGCGGTTCTACAAGTCAGCTTATTAAGTATGTCAATGAACTTCCTGAAGATCAGAAGGTTGCAGTAGGGACTGAGTATAATCTTGTACATAGAATGCGTGATAAGAATACATATGTTCTATCTTCTACAAAACCTGAGTGTCCTACAATGAATGAAACTACATTAGAAGATGTATATAAAACCCTGAAAGAGATTGAGAAGGGTGAAGTTGTTAATGAGATTTTTGTAGATGAAAATACAAGAAAATGGGCTAATATTGCTCTTGAAAGAATGTTGGAACTATGA
- the plsY gene encoding glycerol-3-phosphate 1-O-acyltransferase PlsY, whose product MEFFNNINNIFFLVAYLVGGIPFGLILAKMFANVDIKQSGSKSIGATNVLRVVKEKNPTLAKKLAIATILLDAFKGIAVLLVAKFMGMPDATLWAIAVLAVAGHCFSPYLMFEGGKGVATGVGVLAFMLPDVTAIALVVWFILGKTLRISSLASLGALAALIIASYVIYPEIPNIYSHAPIWIISIIVVYKHIPNIIRLIKGQEKRVA is encoded by the coding sequence ATGGAATTTTTCAACAATATCAACAATATATTCTTCCTTGTAGCCTATCTAGTTGGAGGAATACCATTTGGTTTGATACTGGCAAAAATGTTTGCCAATGTAGATATAAAACAGAGCGGCAGCAAAAGTATTGGAGCAACGAATGTTCTTCGTGTTGTAAAAGAGAAAAACCCGACATTAGCAAAAAAACTTGCAATAGCAACAATACTTCTTGATGCATTTAAAGGTATTGCTGTACTCTTAGTTGCAAAATTTATGGGAATGCCTGATGCGACACTATGGGCAATTGCCGTTCTTGCCGTTGCTGGACACTGCTTTAGCCCTTATTTAATGTTTGAAGGAGGCAAAGGTGTTGCTACAGGTGTCGGAGTATTGGCATTTATGTTACCTGATGTAACAGCCATTGCACTTGTTGTTTGGTTTATACTGGGTAAAACTTTACGAATATCTTCATTAGCTTCACTCGGTGCATTAGCTGCTCTAATCATTGCAAGCTATGTTATCTACCCAGAAATTCCAAATATCTACTCACATGCACCTATATGGATTATTTCTATTATTGTAGTTTATAAACATATACCAAATATCATTCGTCTTATTAAAGGTCAAGAGAAACGTGTAGCATGA
- a CDS encoding dihydroneopterin aldolase, producing MTISIQNLSFKAIIGILDFERLSPQRIEVECEIKYTYKKEEANFIDYAEVASLIESTMKSEKFLLIEDALERLFPLLKDKFPQIETMKITICKPDIMPNCRVSVTDFHTFL from the coding sequence ATGACCATTTCTATTCAAAACCTTTCATTTAAGGCAATAATAGGTATTCTTGATTTTGAGCGTCTATCTCCTCAACGCATAGAAGTTGAGTGTGAAATAAAATATACGTATAAAAAAGAAGAAGCTAACTTTATTGATTATGCAGAAGTAGCTTCTTTAATAGAGTCAACAATGAAATCTGAAAAGTTCCTTCTTATTGAAGATGCTTTAGAGAGACTTTTTCCGCTTTTAAAAGATAAATTCCCTCAAATAGAAACAATGAAAATCACTATTTGCAAACCTGATATTATGCCTAACTGCAGGGTTTCAGTAACTGATTTTCATACCTTTCTTTAA
- the hsrA gene encoding homeostatic response regulator transcription factor HsrA has product MRILIVEDETTVNKTLSEGLNEFNYQTDSAENFKDGDYYLDIRNYDLILADWMLPDGSGLELIQKAKANNPKTAVIILSARDDKESEIEALEAGADDYIKKPFDFDILIARIKARLRFGGSNVIEIDSLSINPQEEKVVYKGKEIELKGKPFEVLTHLARHRDEIVSKEQLLDAIWEEPELVTPNVIEVAINQIRQKMDKPLGIQTIETVRRRGYRFCYPQKNSEEQ; this is encoded by the coding sequence ATGCGTATACTGATTGTAGAAGATGAAACCACAGTAAACAAAACTCTTTCAGAAGGGTTAAACGAGTTCAATTATCAAACAGATTCGGCAGAAAACTTCAAAGATGGAGATTATTATCTCGATATCCGTAACTATGATTTGATTTTAGCAGATTGGATGTTACCAGACGGTAGTGGTTTGGAGTTAATCCAAAAAGCTAAGGCAAACAATCCAAAAACTGCTGTTATTATTCTATCTGCACGTGATGACAAAGAGAGTGAAATTGAGGCTCTTGAAGCAGGTGCTGACGACTATATTAAAAAACCTTTTGATTTTGATATCCTTATTGCTCGTATTAAAGCACGCCTTAGATTTGGTGGAAGCAATGTAATAGAGATTGATTCTCTTAGCATTAATCCACAAGAAGAGAAAGTCGTTTACAAAGGCAAAGAGATTGAACTTAAAGGTAAACCTTTTGAAGTTCTTACACATCTTGCACGACACAGAGATGAAATTGTATCAAAAGAGCAACTTCTTGACGCAATTTGGGAAGAGCCTGAATTGGTCACTCCAAATGTCATTGAAGTAGCAATTAATCAAATCAGACAAAAAATGGACAAACCTTTAGGTATTCAAACAATTGAAACTGTTCGCAGACGCGGCTACCGATTTTGCTATCCTCAAAAAAATAGCGAAGAGCAATAA